The following coding sequences are from one Paenibacillus tundrae window:
- a CDS encoding protein-glutamine gamma-glutamyltransferase encodes MIIVANQPLQLSPTDWTPFEWNWLQQLQNSSTVYTYQSMEHLRFEWKLRSSLVEAAEGLNASGVSFASFEQSRCNPVYWNRNAQGGFELRPNVTPAEGIRDIWRNGSLYAFECATATVIVLYGGVLASIREDAFNSLFRNLLLFDWHYDSDLRLTEKNGSNSALPGDVLYFKNPDVSPETPEWQGENTIKLREDWYYGHGIGIARGEQIIRTLNQFRFPGSRTSAYLMDTVIYPDFYYLSRFANSNNANPGSPSTPVLPGQLYVRVGGSRYLRT; translated from the coding sequence ATGATTATTGTTGCAAATCAACCTCTCCAATTAAGTCCCACAGATTGGACGCCCTTTGAATGGAACTGGCTCCAACAACTCCAGAATAGTTCGACAGTGTATACGTACCAATCCATGGAGCATCTTCGTTTTGAGTGGAAACTGCGTTCTTCTCTTGTCGAAGCAGCAGAGGGACTTAATGCCAGCGGTGTTAGCTTTGCCTCGTTCGAACAATCCAGATGTAATCCCGTTTACTGGAACCGGAATGCCCAAGGTGGTTTTGAGTTAAGACCTAACGTTACCCCCGCAGAAGGAATTCGTGATATTTGGAGAAACGGATCCTTGTACGCTTTTGAATGCGCAACAGCAACTGTCATTGTATTATATGGTGGCGTGCTGGCTAGCATCCGTGAAGATGCTTTTAATTCGTTATTCCGCAACCTGCTTCTCTTCGACTGGCACTATGACAGCGACCTACGCTTAACAGAGAAGAACGGCAGTAACAGTGCGCTCCCTGGAGATGTACTCTATTTCAAAAATCCGGATGTATCTCCCGAAACCCCAGAGTGGCAAGGAGAGAATACGATTAAACTTCGTGAGGATTGGTATTACGGTCACGGAATCGGTATTGCTCGTGGTGAACAAATCATACGCACCTTGAACCAATTCCGCTTCCCAGGCAGCCGCACTTCCGCCTATCTGATGGATACGGTCATCTACCCTGATTTTTATTATCTGTCACGTTTTGCGAATAGCAATAATGCCAATCCAGGTTCTCCATCGACGCCTGTATTACCTGGACAATTATATGTTCGTGTAGGTGGTAGTCGTTATTTGCGTACCTGA